The following proteins come from a genomic window of Nitrospira sp.:
- a CDS encoding Adenosylhomocysteinase, producing the protein MDYDVRDIKLADQGRSKIEWAEATMPVLRLIRKRFKRQQPLKGVRVTACLHVTTETANLALTLKAGGADVRLCASNPLSTQDDVAAALVQHEGIPTFAIKGEDNATYYRHIESAIAHRPHVTMDDGADVVSHLHSKRKELLRNVIGGTEETTTGVIRLRSMAEKKVLKFPVISVNDADTKHMFDNRYGTGQSTMDGIVRATNRLVCGSVVVVVGYGWCGRGIAMRAKGMGADVIVTEIDPLKGLEAVMDGFRVMPMEQAAPVGDFFVTVTGNIHVIRGEHFAAMKDGAIVCNSGHFNVELDIPTLEKLAGTRKVVRTGVEQFTLKKNGHRVSLLGEGRLVNLATAEGHPSSVMDMSFANQALSAEYIVKNYKQLEKKVYPVPPAIDKEIARLKLAGMGVSIDILTAEQKKYLASWEMGT; encoded by the coding sequence GTGGATTACGATGTCAGAGATATCAAGCTGGCGGACCAAGGCAGATCGAAGATCGAATGGGCCGAAGCAACGATGCCTGTGTTGCGGTTGATTCGTAAGCGCTTTAAACGACAACAGCCGCTGAAGGGCGTTCGCGTCACAGCCTGTTTGCACGTGACCACTGAGACGGCAAACCTGGCTCTCACGTTGAAAGCCGGCGGTGCCGATGTCCGCCTCTGTGCCTCAAACCCCCTCAGCACCCAGGACGATGTCGCCGCGGCGTTGGTGCAACATGAAGGCATCCCGACCTTTGCGATCAAGGGCGAAGACAACGCTACGTACTATCGCCACATTGAGTCCGCCATTGCTCACCGCCCGCATGTCACCATGGATGACGGCGCCGACGTGGTCTCGCACCTGCATTCGAAGCGAAAAGAACTGTTGCGGAACGTCATTGGAGGCACGGAAGAAACGACCACCGGAGTGATCCGGTTGCGCAGTATGGCTGAAAAAAAAGTGCTCAAGTTTCCGGTGATTTCCGTCAACGACGCCGATACCAAGCATATGTTCGACAATCGCTACGGCACCGGTCAATCCACCATGGACGGCATCGTGCGCGCCACGAACCGCTTGGTCTGCGGCTCAGTGGTCGTCGTCGTGGGCTATGGCTGGTGCGGGCGCGGCATCGCCATGCGCGCGAAAGGCATGGGGGCCGACGTGATTGTGACCGAGATAGATCCGTTAAAAGGTCTTGAAGCCGTCATGGATGGTTTCCGCGTGATGCCGATGGAACAAGCCGCTCCGGTCGGCGATTTCTTCGTGACCGTCACGGGCAATATCCATGTGATCCGGGGCGAACATTTTGCCGCCATGAAGGACGGCGCCATCGTCTGCAACAGCGGACACTTCAACGTGGAGCTGGATATCCCGACCCTCGAAAAACTTGCCGGCACGCGCAAGGTGGTCCGTACGGGAGTCGAGCAATTTACGCTCAAGAAGAACGGTCATCGTGTCAGTTTGCTCGGCGAAGGCCGGCTCGTCAACCTCGCCACCGCCGAGGGGCATCCGTCCAGCGTCATGGATATGAGCTTTGCCAACCAGGCCCTCAGCGCGGAGTATATCGTCAAGAATTACAAACAGCTCGAAAAGAAAGTCTATCCCGTGCCTCCGGCCATCGACAAAGAAATCGCCCGGCTCAAGCTGGCCGGCATGGGCGTATCGATCGACATATTGACGGCGGAGCAGAAGAAATATCTTGCATCCTGGGAAATGGGAACATAA
- a CDS encoding Indoleamine 2,3-dioxygenase — MKSSTFQPLSLADFDISPERGFLPSDPCETLPDCPTLNHLGHEMPKLLSTHRVRQFIDEQPSLLSSVPSRWRNEELRAAMRILSFAGHAYVLETPGQPALKLPSQLARPWYEIARKLGRPPVLSYASYALDNWRRLDGTKPIQLDNIVLLQNFLGGLDEEWFVVVHIQIERQAGIGLEGLLRAINGAAEEKDDEVLLGLQTLASSQTAMRDTLLRMKERCDPYVYYTRVRPYIHGWKNNPSLPNGLIYDNVEAYAQQPQQFRGETGAQSSIVPCLDAGLGIRHAPDPLTVYLQEMREYMPPRHRAFLQALESQTDSQGRAILSGYVHDCRQRHPELWSAYCACISLLVKFREIHIGYADSYINRQHQTSTSNPTAVGTGGTPFMTYLQKHLDETKQAIVA, encoded by the coding sequence GTGAAATCCTCCACATTCCAACCGCTGTCGCTTGCAGATTTTGATATCTCCCCGGAGCGGGGATTCCTGCCGTCGGATCCTTGTGAAACGCTGCCCGACTGTCCCACACTGAATCATCTCGGCCATGAAATGCCGAAATTGCTGAGTACACATCGGGTCCGGCAGTTTATCGACGAACAACCGTCGTTGCTTTCATCCGTTCCATCTCGCTGGCGCAATGAGGAATTACGAGCGGCCATGCGGATTCTTTCATTCGCCGGTCACGCCTATGTTTTGGAAACGCCGGGACAGCCGGCCCTTAAACTACCCTCTCAACTCGCGCGGCCGTGGTATGAAATTGCCCGGAAGCTCGGCCGTCCGCCGGTGCTTTCCTATGCCTCCTATGCGCTGGACAACTGGCGTCGGCTTGACGGGACGAAACCCATTCAGCTCGACAATATCGTGCTGCTGCAGAATTTCCTCGGTGGGCTGGATGAAGAGTGGTTCGTTGTCGTACATATCCAGATCGAACGGCAGGCGGGAATCGGCTTGGAGGGATTGCTGAGGGCGATTAACGGAGCCGCGGAAGAGAAGGATGATGAGGTACTATTGGGACTACAGACCTTGGCGTCGTCTCAAACTGCCATGCGGGACACGTTGCTCCGCATGAAAGAGCGCTGCGATCCCTATGTGTATTACACTCGCGTACGGCCCTACATTCACGGCTGGAAAAACAATCCGTCGCTGCCCAACGGCCTCATCTATGACAACGTCGAAGCCTATGCGCAACAACCGCAACAGTTTCGTGGCGAGACCGGTGCGCAGAGCTCGATCGTCCCTTGTCTTGACGCGGGACTAGGCATCCGTCATGCGCCTGATCCCTTGACGGTCTATCTACAAGAAATGCGGGAATATATGCCGCCCCGTCACCGCGCCTTTCTTCAAGCCCTGGAGAGCCAGACGGACAGCCAAGGTCGCGCCATCCTTTCCGGCTATGTCCATGATTGTAGGCAGCGTCACCCTGAACTGTGGTCAGCCTACTGTGCTTGCATTAGCCTATTGGTGAAATTCAGAGAAATCCACATCGGCTATGCAGACAGCTACATCAACCGTCAGCATCAAACGAGTACAAGCAACCCCACGGCGGTCGGCACCGGCGGCACACCGTTCATGACCTACCTGCAGAAACATCTGGACGAAACCAAACAGGCTATCGTGGCCTAG
- a CDS encoding Glutaredoxin-like protein, whose amino-acid sequence MADPIEEEIQKEVRAHKILIYGKGTKTMPMCGFTRETMQFFDKYGYPYELIDVLSQPAKREVLTKMTNWPTLPKVFIDGTFYGDTDILDPMAAKGEIEPLLKKAFGK is encoded by the coding sequence ATGGCCGACCCGATCGAAGAAGAAATCCAGAAGGAAGTGAGGGCCCATAAAATTTTGATTTACGGCAAGGGAACGAAGACCATGCCGATGTGCGGGTTTACGAGAGAGACGATGCAGTTTTTCGACAAGTACGGATACCCTTACGAACTCATCGACGTCCTGTCGCAACCGGCTAAACGGGAAGTGCTCACGAAGATGACCAATTGGCCGACGCTTCCCAAGGTGTTCATCGACGGCACCTTCTACGGTGATACCGATATCCTCGACCCAATGGCTGCTAAAGGCGAAATTGAACCGCTGCTGAAAAAAGCATTTGGGAAGTAG
- a CDS encoding BolA family protein: protein MITPDVLTDYIRKSLPDAVVTVTDRTGTMDHLKVLIVSDGFHGKNLLDRHRMIYQALDVPMKDGRIHALELTARTRDEV from the coding sequence GTGATTACACCCGATGTACTGACTGACTATATTCGTAAGTCCCTGCCGGATGCCGTGGTGACGGTGACCGACCGTACCGGAACGATGGACCACCTCAAGGTCCTGATCGTCTCAGATGGTTTTCACGGAAAAAATCTCTTAGACCGGCATCGAATGATTTATCAGGCATTAGACGTGCCGATGAAGGACGGACGTATCCATGCGCTTGAATTAACCGCACGCACCAGAGACGAGGTATAG
- a CDS encoding response regulator receiver modulated diguanylate cyclase, which produces MSEFKSGFFVGGESTNGRVLIVDDEPDIRKVVRMTLQKAGYDVLEAENGEKAIEVINSGENRLLLDVIICDIRMPKVNGIEAIAYFRQNYPRVPLIVLTGFPDTDMATSLLRQGVVDYLVKPVEGEKLKASVARAMEQRELAHL; this is translated from the coding sequence ATGAGCGAATTCAAATCCGGATTTTTTGTCGGAGGTGAGAGCACCAATGGTCGAGTGTTGATCGTCGATGACGAGCCCGACATCCGCAAAGTCGTTCGAATGACCCTACAGAAAGCAGGCTACGATGTCCTGGAGGCAGAGAACGGAGAAAAGGCCATCGAAGTCATCAACTCGGGCGAAAATCGGCTGCTTCTTGACGTCATCATCTGCGACATCCGGATGCCGAAAGTGAACGGCATCGAAGCAATTGCCTACTTCCGCCAGAACTACCCCCGCGTGCCTCTGATCGTTCTGACCGGATTCCCGGACACAGACATGGCCACATCGTTACTGAGGCAGGGAGTCGTGGACTATCTTGTGAAGCCCGTGGAAGGCGAGAAATTGAAGGCCTCCGTCGCTCGCGCCATGGAACAACGTGAATTGGCCCATCTTTGA
- a CDS encoding integral membrane sensor signal transduction histidine kinase yields MTATSSSNARLQLESERNESVPVAPPIRVAIVGAGRGGTALLDVLHQIGTIEILGITDKDPSAPGLQRAQEINVTVYERVDDLIKSPALNLVMDVTGDPAMGPVLQEQLPAETDIISGQASRLLWTLVQHESTLQTELLHAEKLAGIGSFAAGIAHDMNNPLQLILGLAENLADEVDLDAVHAQARDIIDAVKRTTAICRDLTSYSRRTSLRQDCLVNVNGKLDEALKIARYAVALQDIDIRKLYQPDVVVKGNPDELLHVFVNLITNAVQAMEHRGTLTLETSAVAGTTHIRVSDTGCGMTTEVQSRIFEPFFTTKPPGKGTGLGLYNIKNVVHRMNGSIGVDSHVGRGSTFTLTFRDEPGTGKRTISS; encoded by the coding sequence ATGACGGCCACCTCGTCATCCAACGCCCGTCTGCAACTCGAGAGCGAACGGAACGAATCGGTGCCCGTCGCGCCTCCGATCAGAGTGGCCATCGTCGGGGCGGGCCGTGGAGGGACCGCCCTCCTCGATGTGCTCCATCAAATCGGCACGATTGAGATCCTCGGCATTACCGACAAGGACCCCTCGGCACCGGGACTCCAGCGCGCACAGGAAATCAACGTGACGGTCTATGAGCGGGTCGACGATCTGATCAAAAGTCCGGCGCTCAATCTCGTGATGGACGTCACCGGTGATCCGGCAATGGGGCCGGTGCTTCAAGAGCAACTGCCGGCAGAAACCGACATCATCAGCGGACAGGCGTCTCGACTTCTCTGGACACTCGTGCAGCATGAATCGACGTTGCAAACCGAATTGCTCCATGCGGAGAAACTCGCCGGAATCGGCTCGTTTGCGGCAGGCATCGCCCACGATATGAACAATCCGCTTCAGCTGATTCTCGGTTTGGCGGAAAATTTGGCCGACGAAGTGGACCTCGATGCCGTGCATGCTCAAGCACGGGACATCATCGATGCCGTCAAGCGCACGACCGCCATTTGCCGAGATCTCACTTCATACTCACGCCGCACATCCTTACGGCAAGATTGCCTGGTCAACGTCAACGGCAAGCTGGATGAAGCACTCAAGATCGCCCGCTATGCCGTCGCGCTTCAAGATATCGACATTCGAAAACTCTATCAGCCTGATGTCGTCGTGAAAGGAAACCCCGATGAACTCCTCCATGTGTTCGTCAATCTCATCACGAACGCCGTCCAGGCCATGGAACACCGCGGCACCTTGACACTGGAAACCTCAGCGGTGGCCGGCACAACGCACATTCGTGTTTCTGACACCGGCTGCGGCATGACCACGGAAGTGCAAAGCCGGATTTTCGAACCATTTTTCACCACGAAGCCACCGGGGAAAGGAACGGGATTGGGCTTATACAACATTAAAAATGTCGTCCATCGCATGAATGGCTCCATCGGAGTCGACAGCCACGTCGGCCGCGGCTCAACCTTCACCCTCACTTTTCGCGATGAGCCCGGCACAGGTAAAAGAACAATTTCATCATGA